GACTTGTTGGGGAGGACTAATTTATCATATTGGTGCAGATGGAAAAGTAAATGAGCTGCTGGATGTGAGAGGCAATATGAAAACCGCAGATTTAGGTTTCAATCAGAAAGAACAAATCCTATACGTTCCAACATTTTTGAACAACAGTGTTGTAGCTTACAAATTGGATTAAAAACATAAACAGGTTGAATAATATCTTTATTCAACCTGCTTTTTTATCTTTTCTATAGTAGGAATTATCAACCAAACGGTATCTAACTACTAAATACTTTCTACATTATACTATTTTAAGATTTCTCTTAACTTATTGTTCAAGTCTTCCACCGTGTAAGTTTTCTGGCAACAACTTTTCCTTCTGGGTCTACCAAGATGTTTTGTGGAATAGCTTTTACGCCATATGCTTGACCTGCGGAGTTGTTTCCAGCCCTGAAGGTCGGATACATGTTTCCAGGTTAGATTATCGTCTTTTACTGCCTTTGCCCAAGCGTCAAATTCGCGATCGAAAGAACCCCCAAGATTTCAAAGTTTTTATCTTTGAATTCCGCATAAGTTTTCACCAATTTCGGATTCTCTTCACGACATGGA
The Sphingobacterium daejeonense genome window above contains:
- a CDS encoding TlpA family protein disulfide reductase, whose amino-acid sequence is MYPTFRAGNNSAGQAYGVKAIPQNILVDPEGKVVARKLTRWKT